In Harpia harpyja isolate bHarHar1 chromosome 17, bHarHar1 primary haplotype, whole genome shotgun sequence, the genomic window AACGAAGGGGTGCAAACAGCAGGCGTCAAGGACACGGAGGTCGGCTGGACTTCTCCGAGGAGAATCCAGTGACTGAcacaggaggagggagcaggaggaaaactGAAGGTAGGCGTGGTACTTGCATTACAAGTAGCTTTTTGCTTGGAATAAAACGCGAGACCTTTGCAGGAAAAAGGACTGGATTGGGGAGTGAAAGAATGGCTAAGATTACAGATACAGAGTTCGCCTGCGTTGCAGAATAAAGAAGTTTACTTAGGAATAATGTATTTGTAATGGCACGAATTGGGTGAAGACGGCCTTAGCTGCTCAGGTGAAGCTTGTGATAGGGAAAAAGCATCCGAAGAGCCACGTAGAAGTGAGGCACAGAGAGAATCGATACCCCCACgaagggaagaaaggggaaggagcAGCGAGCTGAAAAGCTACAAAGCCAAGAGCAGGCTGGAGGCCCTAAAATGGCTGTGGGAGAGGAAGCCAGACCGCGTCCCCACTCTCCAGCTGACAGCGGCTGGCGAGCAAGGAGAGGAGCACAGCCCAGCGACGGCGTTTGTGACGACCAGGGGCAGGACAGTTTGGGTCCCGACAGCCCTCACGGGAGGGCAGCAGGGCCACGCCGGTGCCTGCGGCGTGGCCACAAGAAGGGTTCTTCCGCGCTTGGGAAGAAACGAGAGCTGCTTCGCGCTAGCGTTGCCTCAAGGCTAAAGCGCCACGAGCCCTACCGAGGAGGCTGCACCGCCATTACACGCGCGCGCGCCCCCTTCCCCTCAGCACCGCCAGGCACGTGACCCCGCTTCCCGCCGGAGCGCTCAGCCCGCGCATGCGCGCTCCACACCCCCCCTCCCGTCTTGCGGCCCGCCGGTACATGCGCGGTGGCGGCATCTGCGCCTGCGCGCCGGGTGGGGGGGCGGGCGGCTGAGGGGACGGGGGCGTCTGTGGCGGCGGGACCGGGGACCGGCGCCCTGCGggacggccccgccgccgcctcagccgccgccgcctcgctgGCGCTGCTCGTGATGCAGCCGTGCGGCGgtgaggaggcggcggcgggggtgccGCCGCCGCTGGCGGGCACCGACCCGGCGCTGCCGCCCTCCGGTAGCGGCGGCCTGATGTTATTCTACGAGCTGGGGGGTCCCGGCGACGGCGAGGCCGAGGCGGGGGAGGAAggcgaggcggcgggcggcgagaGCACGGCCAGCccggaggagctggaggaggaggcggcggcggcgggcggcggggcggcggcggcgggggggggctgcaagaGCTGCACCTACCAGGGCTGCAGCGAGACCACCACGCAGGTGGTGAAGCAGCGCAAGCCCTGGATGTGCAAGCGGCACCGCAACAAGATCTACAAGGACAAGTACAAGCGCAAGAAGAACGACCAGGCcctggggggcggcggggcggccgccgccgcggggggcggcCCGCGGGCCGAGGTGAGGCGGCGGGCCCTCGGGGGGAGGGAGCCGGCGGGCGAGGCCGGCTGCCgtgggggtccccggggagcgggggggggctgccgcggAAAGCTGCCGGAGAGAACGGGACCTTTCTGcccagggggaaggggaggagtcCGGGCCAGCCCTGGGGCTCGCTCTTGGGTGCCAGAGCAAACCCCGTTTCGTTCTTCTTCGCCGGTAGAAGCCGTAGCGAAGGGTCCGGGAAAGGCCGTGCAGCGTGTGCTTATCTCACGGGAGGAGGGATGAAAGTATAGAGCTAAGGGTCGTCTTGCCCAGTTGGGGCTGAAACGTGGGGTCTTGGGGTCACAGAGGCCGTCGGGTTATATTGCATACAAAAATTGTGCATATGAAGGTTGTGTAGGCTCTTCAAGATACTTGtcggtttttggttttttttttttttttattttaaatggcagtTAAATGTTTAGACCACTAATGTTTCATACCTACTCTCATAAACTTACATGTATTGCTTATAGGTGGGGAAGTTGTTTAGATGGGGAAATATTGTCAGTGGGAGTAACGTTCAACTTTTCAGATAGTTTCTTTCCTACAGTTTGTGATTCAGCCAGGATAACAGTTAGCATTTAAGATCTTGTATTTAGATGAGTTAGGAAGGGGgaagtggttttgcttttgaagatGCTGGCTACTTTGTGGTTGAAGGGACGAGCGTAAAATAGTGgttgctagaagaaaaaaaaaaaatcttacctggCACTCCTGCTAAAAGCAACCCTTTTTTGTCAGCACAGCTGTCTCTGGAGTTGTGTGACTGGGAACTGATCTAACTGCAAACTAACCATcaaaacacttttcctttttctgtttttcttcatataaaTATAATAGTAACCGTACTGGGTGTCGCaccaaagaatcttttttttgTCTGGCTGTAAAAGCTGCCATGAAGCAGGTTCACAAGAAAAGGGCAAGTGTATGTGAGATGCTGCCA contains:
- the RFXAP gene encoding regulatory factor X-associated protein, producing the protein MAVGEEARPRPHSPADSGWRARRGAQPSDGVCDDQGQDSLGPDSPHGRAAGPRRCLRRGHKKGSSALGKKRELLRASRSARACALHTPPPVLRPAGTCAVAASAPARRVGGRAAEGTGASVAAGPGTGALRDGPAAASAAAASLALLVMQPCGGEEAAAGVPPPLAGTDPALPPSGSGGLMLFYELGGPGDGEAEAGEEGEAAGGESTASPEELEEEAAAAGGGAAAAGGGCKSCTYQGCSETTTQVVKQRKPWMCKRHRNKIYKDKYKRKKNDQALGGGGAAAAAGGGPRAEDSVEGSVSVTKQRTGSIGDRPARPTLLEQVLNKKRLSLLRSPEVVQFLQKQQQLLSQQALEQRQQQFQGAPG